A single region of the Methanobrevibacter wolinii SH genome encodes:
- the npdG gene encoding NADPH-dependent F420 reductase, giving the protein MKISVIGGTGPQGLGIAKRLAIAGEDVIVGSRKEEKALKIVNETIDELKDYDISIEGMANEDAAKNGDILIMTVPLVAQAPTLKTIKEFVGDKVFIDATVPLETAIGGSPKRCIGICEGSAAERTQALLKGTGAKVVCAFCNISNSLLLNIPNDIDCDCLIAGDYQDAKDISMELINKIPGVKCIDAGPLERSRMIEEITPLLIALNIKYKSQFGGIRITGIDSK; this is encoded by the coding sequence ATGAAAATTAGTGTAATTGGAGGTACTGGTCCTCAAGGTTTAGGAATAGCAAAACGTTTAGCTATTGCAGGTGAGGATGTAATTGTAGGATCAAGAAAGGAAGAAAAAGCATTAAAAATTGTTAATGAAACTATTGATGAACTTAAAGATTATGATATCTCTATTGAAGGTATGGCAAATGAAGATGCAGCTAAAAATGGAGATATATTAATAATGACAGTTCCTTTAGTTGCTCAAGCTCCTACATTAAAAACAATTAAAGAATTTGTAGGTGATAAAGTATTTATAGATGCTACAGTTCCTCTTGAAACAGCAATTGGTGGTTCTCCTAAAAGATGTATTGGTATTTGTGAAGGTTCTGCTGCAGAAAGAACTCAAGCTTTATTAAAAGGTACTGGTGCAAAGGTTGTTTGTGCATTTTGTAATATTAGTAATTCTTTATTATTAAATATTCCAAATGATATTGATTGTGATTGTTTAATTGCAGGAGATTATCAAGATGCAAAAGATATTTCTATGGAATTAATTAACAAGATTCCAGGTGTAAAATGTATTGATGCAGGACCTCTTGAAAGATCAAGAATGATAGAAGAAATCACCCCATTACTTATTGCTTTAAACATTAAGTATAAATCACAATTTGGTGGAATTAGAATCACAGGTATTGATTCTAAATAA
- a CDS encoding NUMOD1 domain-containing DNA-binding protein, producing MGAYDYKKIIAKESSDIYLNETLFMDIFRSIRWADGVYCPKCKSFDVYKKGFLKKSNYKGKIRKYTCKKCNNNFNDFTNTFLENSKIPISVISFILFNMDSMSVTEMAKYLGCSRNTIYRIIKDIYKSIGNKHENFVLTNNGYLSEFKVDFKDKRCLNEN from the coding sequence ATGGGCGCATATGATTATAAAAAGATAATTGCAAAAGAATCTTCTGATATCTATCTAAATGAAACATTATTTATGGATATTTTTAGATCTATTAGATGGGCTGATGGTGTATATTGTCCTAAATGTAAATCTTTCGATGTATATAAAAAAGGATTTTTAAAAAAATCTAATTATAAAGGTAAAATTAGAAAATACACTTGTAAAAAATGTAATAATAATTTCAATGATTTTACAAATACCTTCCTTGAAAATTCAAAAATCCCTATAAGTGTTATTTCATTTATATTATTTAATATGGATTCTATGTCTGTAACTGAAATGGCGAAATATTTGGGTTGTAGTAGAAACACGATATATAGAATAATTAAAGATATCTATAAATCTATTGGAAATAAACATGAAAACTTTGTTTTAACTAATAACGGATACTTATCAGAATTCAAAGTTGATTTCAAAGATAAGAGGTGTTTAAATGAAAATTAG